Proteins encoded within one genomic window of Anaerolineae bacterium:
- a CDS encoding transketolase — protein sequence MADATRDVVRLRQLALQIRRTIIEITTRAGSGHPSTSLSMVELLIPLYFGGVLRHDPQNPCWPDRDRFILSKGHGAPALYTVLAMRGYFSEDLLPTLRRIDSPLEGHPNMLRVPGLEASTGSLGQGLSLGVGHALAARVDGRGYRTYVMIGDGESQEGQVWEAAMAAGKFGLSNLTCILDHNGYQQTGAVAEVMPIEPIAARWSAFGWHVIEIDGHDLEQVFAAYDEARSTTDRPSLILARTVKGKGVRVIEQDVKQSRYHGVPLSQDEARVALEELA from the coding sequence ATGGCAGACGCTACCAGAGACGTGGTGAGGCTGCGACAGCTCGCCCTGCAGATACGGCGCACCATTATTGAGATTACCACCAGGGCCGGCTCCGGGCACCCCAGCACCTCGCTGAGCATGGTGGAGCTCCTGATCCCCCTGTATTTCGGGGGCGTGCTCCGCCACGACCCCCAGAACCCCTGTTGGCCCGATCGCGACCGCTTTATCCTGAGCAAGGGCCACGGCGCCCCGGCGCTCTACACTGTGCTGGCCATGCGCGGCTACTTCTCCGAGGATCTCCTGCCCACCCTCAGGAGGATAGACAGCCCGCTGGAAGGGCACCCCAACATGCTCCGGGTGCCGGGGTTGGAGGCCTCCACCGGCTCACTGGGCCAGGGGCTCTCCCTCGGGGTAGGCCACGCACTGGCCGCCCGAGTAGACGGCCGCGGCTACCGTACCTACGTCATGATCGGGGACGGCGAATCCCAGGAAGGCCAGGTCTGGGAGGCAGCCATGGCCGCCGGTAAGTTCGGCCTGAGCAACCTCACCTGCATCCTCGATCATAATGGGTACCAGCAGACTGGCGCTGTAGCCGAGGTGATGCCGATCGAGCCGATAGCGGCCCGCTGGTCCGCCTTCGGGTGGCACGTCATAGAGATAGACGGGCACGACCTGGAGCAGGTCTTCGCCGCCTACGACGAGGCCAGAAGCACGACCGATCGGCCCAGCCTGATCTTGGCTCGGACCGTCAAGGGCAAGGGAGTCAGGGTCATCGAGCAAGACGTGAAGCAGAGCCGTTACCACGGGGTGCCTCTGAGCCAGGACGAGGCGCGAGTGGCATTGGAGGAGCTGGCATGA
- a CDS encoding transketolase family protein — MKVGARIGLPIGKATRNAFGEALRDLGHEYPNIVVVDGDVHNSTRTGYFAKEFPDRFFNLGIAESNMVGVAAGLAASGKIAFVSSFACFIMCNAFDQLRMSVAFPRQNVKVVGSHAGISIGEDGPSQMGIEDVALALALPGFAVFSPADEHAARALTRHMVETEGPAYMRTGRPDFPVVYQPESEFVVGRANRLRDGGDLTIVASGLMVAAGLEAAYLLSQDGIEARVLDMHTIRPLDEEAIEAAARETGCIVTAEEHLLAGGMGQQVATVAARTHPVPMGFVGLDNTYATSGSTDALLERYGLTADHIAQKAREALSHKQRPR, encoded by the coding sequence ATGAAGGTAGGAGCACGCATCGGCTTGCCCATCGGCAAGGCCACTCGCAACGCCTTCGGCGAGGCCCTACGCGACCTGGGCCACGAGTACCCGAACATCGTGGTGGTCGACGGAGACGTCCACAACTCCACCCGGACTGGCTATTTCGCCAAGGAGTTTCCCGATCGCTTCTTCAACCTGGGCATCGCCGAGTCCAACATGGTGGGCGTGGCAGCCGGGCTGGCAGCCTCGGGAAAGATCGCGTTCGTCTCCAGCTTCGCCTGCTTCATCATGTGCAACGCCTTCGACCAGCTACGCATGTCGGTGGCCTTCCCCAGGCAGAACGTGAAAGTAGTGGGCAGCCATGCCGGCATAAGCATCGGGGAGGATGGTCCATCGCAGATGGGCATCGAGGACGTGGCCCTGGCCCTAGCCCTTCCTGGGTTCGCCGTCTTCAGCCCCGCCGACGAGCACGCCGCCCGCGCCCTCACCCGACACATGGTGGAGACGGAGGGCCCGGCATACATGCGCACTGGCAGGCCCGACTTCCCGGTGGTCTACCAGCCCGAATCGGAGTTCGTCGTGGGCCGGGCCAACCGGCTGCGCGACGGAGGCGACTTGACCATCGTCGCCAGCGGTCTCATGGTGGCCGCCGGACTGGAGGCCGCCTACCTCCTTTCCCAGGACGGCATTGAGGCCCGCGTGCTCGACATGCACACCATCCGGCCGCTGGACGAGGAGGCCATAGAGGCCGCCGCCCGGGAGACGGGCTGCATCGTCACCGCCGAGGAGCATCTTCTGGCCGGGGGAATGGGCCAGCAGGTAGCAACGGTGGCCGCTCGCACCCACCCGGTGCCTATGGGCTTCGTGGGGCTGGACAACACCTATGCCACCAGCGGCTCCACCGACGCCCTGCTGGAGCGGTACGGCCTCACCGCCGACCATATCGCCCAGAAGGCACGCGAAGCTCTTTCCCACAAGCAGAGACCCCGTTAG
- a CDS encoding DUF4131 domain-containing protein, which produces MTLLQACLVALAGVGIGLAENPRPEVLAVGGLAAFLGAVVSWRAGRLRTSRWLLLAAVAALGAGRGAATVAALPLSNPYADSGTREMLCRVISDPGLDGLWQRYTCSVLQVDDSPVAPWSAAVTGRPLIGLQYGDIVRLTGKPRTPTLGVGSGYRDYLARRGVSAVIRADAVEFVGPGSVSLRRVLFGLRRRALDGLLEAVPEPEASFLSGIVLGTAEGLPQGAEEDLRRSGLLHILVVSGFNVSIMAAAVVGLLRRPLGWGVAFGAAAALCLGYSVLTGGDPPVVRGSVMVLLAVGAQVVGRPGHGWTALALAVGAMALASPLLLLEPSYQLSVATSAGMLWAQGRNWRLWAGLRPLGPMASAMVTTLAAQVASLPISAAHFGRLPGLGLLSNALVLPLQPAQMMAALAGAGSALVGPALAQLVALPGWALARLTLGVAHLAARVPLASLECPPWSPAAVTVYYGVLLLLVSGPRRTLGRWLSALKAWRPPRRLPLWVVGTILTVAVWAVALQLPDGRLHLAFLDVGQGDSILITTPSGRRVVVDGGADPDALRGYLGRALPVWQRHLDVVLLTHPDLDHMGGLLGLVPRYSVGLLLSPAAPVPTAWARQWESVADRSVNVTVVAAGQIVDLGDGVELQVLYPPATGCPGWIISDNDCSAVVQVSYGEATVLLTGDAEWLVEQRLIAEGAAKPSWLLKVSHHGSARATSDGLLEALGPGLAVISVGENRYGHPAAEVLERLRLRGIQCLRTDQLGTIEIVTDGVRYSVRAHR; this is translated from the coding sequence GTGACCTTGCTGCAGGCCTGCCTGGTCGCCCTGGCGGGAGTGGGGATCGGCCTGGCGGAGAACCCTCGGCCGGAGGTCCTGGCGGTCGGCGGCCTGGCGGCGTTCCTTGGGGCGGTGGTGTCGTGGCGAGCCGGAAGGCTTCGGACGTCTCGCTGGTTGCTGCTGGCGGCGGTAGCAGCGCTGGGGGCGGGACGCGGCGCCGCGACGGTGGCTGCTCTCCCATTATCCAACCCGTACGCGGACTCGGGTACGCGCGAGATGCTCTGCCGCGTGATCTCGGATCCTGGACTGGACGGCCTGTGGCAGCGCTATACCTGCAGTGTGTTGCAGGTGGACGACTCGCCTGTGGCGCCCTGGTCTGCCGCCGTGACGGGCAGGCCCCTTATCGGTTTGCAGTACGGCGACATCGTGCGCCTCACCGGCAAGCCCCGCACTCCGACCCTGGGCGTAGGCTCGGGTTACCGGGACTACTTGGCCCGGCGCGGTGTCTCGGCCGTGATCCGGGCCGACGCTGTCGAGTTCGTTGGCCCTGGTTCCGTGTCGCTGCGACGAGTTCTATTCGGTTTGAGGCGACGGGCCCTGGATGGGCTCCTGGAGGCGGTGCCTGAGCCTGAGGCCAGCTTCCTCTCCGGCATTGTTCTCGGGACGGCCGAGGGGCTACCACAGGGCGCAGAAGAGGACTTGCGGCGCTCAGGTCTGCTGCACATCCTGGTGGTGTCCGGGTTCAACGTGTCGATCATGGCGGCGGCAGTGGTGGGCCTTCTGCGCCGTCCTCTGGGGTGGGGTGTGGCCTTCGGCGCCGCCGCCGCTCTGTGCCTGGGGTACAGCGTCCTCACCGGCGGCGACCCGCCAGTAGTGCGGGGCTCGGTGATGGTGCTGCTGGCCGTAGGGGCCCAGGTGGTGGGCCGGCCGGGGCACGGGTGGACGGCGCTAGCTCTGGCGGTGGGAGCGATGGCGCTGGCCAGCCCGCTGCTGCTACTGGAGCCGAGCTACCAGCTATCGGTGGCCACCTCGGCGGGCATGCTCTGGGCACAAGGCCGGAACTGGCGCCTCTGGGCCGGACTGCGGCCGCTTGGCCCCATGGCCTCAGCGATGGTGACGACGTTGGCGGCGCAGGTGGCCAGCCTGCCCATATCGGCTGCTCACTTTGGCAGGCTGCCAGGCCTGGGCCTGCTGTCCAATGCCCTGGTGCTGCCGCTTCAGCCGGCACAGATGATGGCCGCCTTGGCGGGGGCCGGCTCGGCCCTGGTCGGGCCGGCGCTGGCCCAGTTGGTCGCCCTGCCTGGCTGGGCGCTCGCTCGGCTCACCCTTGGTGTCGCACACCTGGCGGCCAGAGTGCCACTGGCTTCGCTCGAATGCCCTCCCTGGAGCCCGGCCGCGGTGACTGTCTACTACGGCGTCCTGCTGCTCCTCGTGTCCGGGCCCAGACGGACACTGGGCCGGTGGCTGAGCGCCCTCAAGGCCTGGCGTCCTCCCCGCCGTCTGCCGCTCTGGGTGGTCGGTACGATACTGACTGTGGCAGTGTGGGCGGTGGCCCTCCAATTGCCGGATGGGCGGCTGCACCTGGCGTTCCTGGACGTGGGCCAGGGTGACTCGATACTGATCACTACTCCCAGCGGGCGCAGGGTGGTGGTTGACGGTGGTGCCGACCCGGATGCGCTGCGGGGGTATCTAGGTCGGGCACTTCCGGTGTGGCAGCGCCACTTGGACGTGGTCCTGCTTACCCATCCGGACTTGGATCACATGGGGGGTTTGCTCGGCCTGGTGCCCAGGTACTCAGTGGGCCTGCTCCTGAGCCCGGCCGCTCCGGTGCCGACAGCCTGGGCCCGGCAGTGGGAGAGCGTGGCCGACAGGTCGGTGAACGTCACAGTGGTGGCGGCAGGTCAGATCGTGGACTTGGGCGATGGCGTAGAGCTGCAGGTGCTCTATCCGCCTGCCACCGGATGCCCCGGATGGATCATCTCCGACAATGACTGCTCCGCGGTGGTGCAGGTAAGCTATGGCGAGGCGACAGTTCTGCTAACCGGAGATGCCGAGTGGCTGGTGGAGCAACGCCTGATCGCTGAAGGGGCGGCGAAGCCGTCGTGGCTGCTCAAGGTTAGCCATCATGGATCGGCCAGGGCCACAAGCGACGGACTGCTGGAGGCGCTCGGGCCCGGCCTAGCGGTGATCTCGGTGGGCGAGAATCGTTACGGACACCCAGCCGCCGAGGTTCTGGAAAGGCTGCGCCTCAGAGGCATCCAGTGTCTGCGAACGGACCAGCTAGGCACCATCGAGATAGTGACGGACGGGGTCCGGTACTCGGTGCGCGCTCACCGGTGA
- a CDS encoding prolipoprotein diacylglyceryl transferase, translating to MVDPVLVRLGPFAIRWYGVLVIGGAVLAAYFSARGAKRRGQNPEYVWDMLIWVLFLGIVGARLYHVFSSAEGQVGWEHYRQHPLDALKIWEGGLAIYGALVGGFVGLATYSWYHKLDLVLWMDIVFPNVLLAQAIGRWGNFVNQEAYGPPTDLPWAIYISPPHRLPGYEEYSHFHPVFLYESIWAFAGWVLLGWLSRRYGHRLRKGDLTALYFVWYPVGRFFTEGLRVDAWKVGGMPTAQWISLVAAVAAIGFLVARRTVLNPVGADPQAR from the coding sequence ATGGTAGATCCAGTGCTGGTGCGGCTCGGCCCCTTTGCCATCCGCTGGTATGGCGTGTTGGTCATTGGGGGTGCGGTCTTGGCGGCCTACTTCTCCGCCCGTGGCGCTAAGCGGCGAGGCCAGAACCCGGAGTACGTATGGGACATGCTCATCTGGGTCCTGTTCCTGGGGATCGTGGGAGCGCGGCTGTACCACGTCTTCTCGAGCGCTGAGGGCCAGGTGGGGTGGGAGCACTACCGCCAGCACCCGCTGGACGCGCTCAAGATCTGGGAGGGAGGGCTGGCCATCTACGGTGCCCTTGTGGGAGGCTTCGTCGGGCTGGCAACGTACTCGTGGTACCACAAGCTCGACCTGGTACTCTGGATGGACATCGTCTTTCCCAATGTCCTGCTGGCCCAGGCGATTGGGCGCTGGGGCAACTTCGTCAACCAGGAGGCCTATGGTCCGCCCACCGACCTGCCCTGGGCCATCTACATCTCGCCTCCGCATCGACTCCCGGGGTACGAGGAGTACAGCCACTTCCATCCCGTCTTTCTGTATGAGTCCATCTGGGCCTTCGCCGGGTGGGTCCTACTGGGGTGGCTCTCGCGGCGCTACGGGCACCGGTTGAGGAAGGGAGACCTGACGGCGCTGTACTTCGTCTGGTATCCCGTTGGCCGATTCTTCACCGAAGGTCTTCGGGTGGATGCCTGGAAGGTGGGCGGGATGCCCACCGCCCAATGGATCAGCCTGGTGGCCGCCGTGGCGGCTATCGGGTTCCTGGTGGCCCGACGCACTGTCCTCAACCCGGTCGGGGCGGATCCGCAAGCTCGCTAG
- a CDS encoding glycosyltransferase family 4 protein: MSLRSESGILVGVNAYFLGHPHTGSGQYLSQLVRWLPEVAPDLDLRLYTLAGTAVSPDLGRLVEPVEVPRGLAGNWAKLYFEQVAFPRRALGQGCQLLFVPYLGPPILHPDTSVVTVHDTIPLLLPQYRHGALARAYSLLVRANARRARLLLADSRWTMRDTVQLLGAPPGRIRVVSLGVSGDLVPVRDGSEAARVRERYRLPAGYVLYMGGFDRRKRMDVLLAAYRLLAQATPAAPPLVVAGRLPERVGPAVTDVRRLVRESGLEDRVMLVGPLDEADKAAVLSGAMAFVFPSEYEGFGLPPLEAMACGVPVVAANASAVPEVCGEAALLVRPGDAAALAEALGRVVNDADLRRRMSRVARARAAGFSWQATARLTAAALREAHRGDKH, from the coding sequence GTGTCGCTGCGATCAGAATCCGGCATCTTGGTGGGGGTGAACGCCTACTTCTTGGGTCACCCTCACACCGGCTCGGGGCAGTACCTGAGTCAACTGGTGCGGTGGCTGCCGGAGGTGGCGCCCGACCTGGACCTGCGGCTGTATACCCTGGCCGGGACAGCTGTCAGCCCTGACCTGGGTCGGCTGGTTGAGCCGGTTGAGGTGCCGCGTGGCCTCGCTGGCAACTGGGCCAAGCTGTACTTCGAGCAGGTAGCCTTCCCCCGCCGGGCTCTGGGACAGGGGTGCCAGCTGCTGTTCGTCCCATACCTGGGCCCCCCCATTCTTCACCCCGACACAAGCGTAGTCACGGTGCACGACACAATTCCGCTACTGCTTCCTCAGTACCGCCACGGCGCCCTGGCACGGGCGTACTCTCTGCTGGTGAGGGCAAACGCGCGACGAGCCCGTTTGCTGTTGGCGGATTCCCGCTGGACCATGCGCGATACGGTCCAGCTGCTCGGGGCCCCGCCAGGGCGCATTCGGGTGGTGTCCTTGGGCGTCAGCGGCGACCTGGTGCCGGTGAGGGACGGGAGCGAGGCGGCCCGAGTCCGGGAGCGGTACAGGCTTCCGGCCGGCTACGTTCTCTACATGGGTGGGTTCGACCGGCGGAAGCGGATGGACGTGCTTCTGGCCGCCTATCGCCTTCTAGCCCAAGCCACTCCGGCAGCGCCGCCTCTGGTGGTGGCGGGGCGCCTCCCCGAGCGGGTAGGGCCGGCCGTCACGGACGTGCGCCGGTTGGTCCGAGAGTCGGGGCTAGAGGACCGGGTCATGCTCGTGGGGCCGCTGGACGAGGCGGACAAGGCCGCCGTACTGTCGGGCGCGATGGCGTTCGTCTTCCCCAGTGAGTATGAGGGCTTCGGCCTACCGCCGCTGGAGGCCATGGCCTGCGGGGTACCGGTGGTGGCAGCGAACGCTTCCGCGGTGCCTGAGGTGTGTGGAGAAGCGGCCCTGCTGGTGCGACCGGGTGACGCCGCTGCTCTGGCGGAAGCGTTGGGGCGAGTGGTGAACGACGCCGACCTCCGGCGAAGGATGTCCCGGGTGGCACGCGCCCGGGCGGCCGGGTTCAGCTGGCAGGCCACGGCTCGCCTTACCGCGGCGGCTCTGCGCGAGGCGCATAGAGGGGATAAACACTAA
- the galT gene encoding galactose-1-phosphate uridylyltransferase — MSELRWNPLLEEWVITASHRQERTFFPPPGYCPLCPTQPGGFPTEVAEPDYDVVVLQNKFPSLRPEPATPAVAGHLLTPVLPAQGECEVVLYSPRHEATLVDLGPATVYKLVQVWRDRYQELGARSEIDYVFIFENRGPEVGVTLTHPHGQIYAFPYVPPVVQRELAAMERYWYRERRCLLCDLLRREIEDGVRLISHFGEFRAVVPFYARFPYEVHVLPERHLGSLSQMSPEEDWGLAQAIHDVVARYDALYDGPMPYMMVLHQNPSDGGAYRHHHFHLEFYPLRRSADKLKYRAGCETGAGTFITDALPETWAEELRRAGG; from the coding sequence GTGAGTGAGCTACGCTGGAATCCTCTGCTGGAGGAGTGGGTCATCACCGCCAGCCATCGCCAGGAGCGCACGTTCTTCCCTCCGCCGGGCTACTGCCCCCTTTGCCCCACCCAGCCCGGAGGGTTTCCCACCGAGGTGGCGGAGCCGGACTACGACGTAGTGGTACTGCAGAACAAGTTTCCCTCCCTTCGACCGGAGCCGGCAACGCCTGCCGTGGCCGGCCACCTCCTTACCCCCGTTCTGCCGGCCCAAGGGGAGTGTGAAGTGGTCCTCTACTCGCCCCGCCACGAGGCCACCCTGGTGGACCTGGGTCCAGCGACGGTCTACAAGCTGGTGCAGGTGTGGAGAGACCGGTACCAGGAACTAGGGGCACGCAGCGAGATTGACTACGTGTTCATATTCGAGAACCGTGGCCCAGAGGTGGGCGTCACCCTGACCCATCCTCACGGGCAGATCTACGCCTTTCCCTACGTGCCACCGGTGGTTCAGCGCGAACTGGCAGCCATGGAGAGGTACTGGTATCGGGAACGTCGCTGCCTTCTGTGCGACCTGCTCCGGCGCGAGATCGAGGACGGCGTGCGGCTGATATCCCACTTCGGCGAGTTCCGGGCGGTGGTGCCCTTCTACGCCCGCTTCCCCTACGAGGTACACGTCCTGCCCGAACGGCACTTGGGCAGTCTCTCCCAGATGAGCCCGGAGGAAGACTGGGGCCTGGCCCAGGCCATCCACGACGTGGTGGCCCGGTACGATGCCCTCTACGATGGTCCCATGCCCTACATGATGGTGCTGCATCAGAACCCGTCGGACGGGGGGGCCTACCGGCACCATCACTTCCACTTGGAGTTCTATCCCTTGCGGCGCAGCGCCGATAAGCTCAAGTACAGGGCCGGCTGCGAGACCGGCGCCGGTACCTTCATCACCGATGCCCTGCCGGAGACCTGGGCGGAAGAACTGCGCCGCGCGGGGGGATAG
- the galE gene encoding UDP-glucose 4-epimerase GalE, with protein MRVLVTGGAGYIGSVVTARLLEHGHEVTVLDNLSTGHRQAIPVGARFVHADLAQREALPGILEREGVEAVMHFAANIKVGESMRLPMKYVGDNVRNALNLLDAVVTLGLKRFIFSSTAALFAASDEPIGETAAIAPSSPYGESKHMVERALRWLDATVGLRYAALRYFNAAGAWGGLGEDHRPESHLIPLVLKVALGQADQALIYGDDYPTPDGTCVRDYIHVADLADAHIACLTALDRSSCAYNLGNGRGFSVREVVEVARQVTGHPIPARVAPRRPGDSPWLVSDSSRIKRELGWSPRYVELERIVATAWEWHRAHPYGYGD; from the coding sequence GTGAGGGTGCTGGTTACCGGCGGTGCCGGCTACATCGGGAGCGTGGTCACCGCTCGGCTGCTCGAGCACGGCCACGAGGTGACCGTGCTCGACAACCTCAGCACCGGCCACCGGCAAGCCATCCCCGTTGGAGCCCGATTCGTGCATGCCGATCTGGCCCAGCGCGAGGCTCTCCCCGGTATCCTGGAGCGGGAGGGAGTCGAGGCCGTCATGCACTTCGCCGCCAACATCAAGGTGGGCGAGTCCATGAGGCTGCCCATGAAGTACGTGGGCGACAACGTTCGCAACGCGCTCAACCTCCTGGATGCGGTCGTCACTCTGGGGCTGAAGCGGTTTATCTTCTCCTCCACCGCCGCCCTGTTCGCTGCCTCCGATGAGCCCATCGGGGAGACCGCTGCTATTGCCCCCTCTAGCCCTTACGGCGAGTCGAAGCACATGGTGGAGCGAGCCCTCCGCTGGCTGGATGCCACTGTGGGGCTGCGCTACGCTGCCCTGCGCTACTTCAACGCCGCTGGGGCCTGGGGCGGGTTGGGCGAGGACCACAGGCCGGAATCCCACCTGATCCCTCTGGTGCTGAAGGTAGCGCTGGGCCAGGCGGATCAGGCGCTCATCTACGGGGACGACTACCCTACTCCAGACGGCACCTGCGTCCGAGACTACATCCACGTGGCCGACCTCGCCGACGCCCACATTGCCTGCCTGACCGCCCTGGATCGGTCGTCGTGTGCATACAACCTAGGCAACGGGCGCGGCTTCTCCGTTCGGGAGGTAGTAGAGGTGGCGCGCCAGGTGACCGGGCATCCGATTCCCGCCCGCGTGGCGCCGCGGCGGCCGGGAGATTCTCCTTGGCTGGTGTCCGATTCCTCGCGGATCAAGAGAGAACTAGGCTGGAGTCCCCGATACGTCGAGTTGGAGAGGATCGTGGCCACTGCCTGGGAGTGGCACCGGGCACATCCCTACGGTTACGGAGACTAG
- the murA gene encoding UDP-N-acetylglucosamine 1-carboxyvinyltransferase has translation MAKLVINGGYPLKGEVTPSGNKNAAQPILAATLLTDQPVTVSNLPDILDVRTVLDLLEDVGASVERHDPHTVTVCAAGVNKTRLELEAARTIRGSILFAGPLLARFGRATVCVPGGCAIGRRGVGTHMRAFEALGARVRVNGGYEMHADRLRGADVLLDEASVTGTENAIMAACLAEGHTTLRNAASEPHVQDLCHFLNSLGARITGVGSNVLHIEGVSQLGGGQCRIASDHTEVGSFIGLAAVTRGELRIRDAVPEHMRMTRLVFDRLGVRTEVDGGDIVVPADQELRVEAAFDGNVPKIDDGVWPAFPSDMMSVALLVATQCRGTVLFWEKMFESRMFFVDRLIAMGASIILCDPHRAVVVGPSALHGEELQSPDIRAGVALLGAALCARGRSTIGNIGQIDRGYERIDEKLRALGAHIQRVEE, from the coding sequence ATGGCCAAGCTGGTGATAAATGGTGGCTATCCGCTCAAGGGTGAGGTGACACCCAGCGGCAACAAGAACGCCGCTCAGCCTATTCTGGCAGCCACGCTCCTCACCGATCAGCCGGTGACGGTGTCCAACCTCCCCGACATCCTGGACGTGCGCACGGTGCTCGACTTGCTGGAAGACGTTGGCGCCAGTGTGGAGCGGCACGATCCTCACACGGTCACCGTGTGCGCTGCGGGGGTGAACAAGACCCGGCTGGAGCTAGAGGCCGCTCGGACCATAAGGGGCTCCATCCTGTTCGCCGGGCCCCTGCTGGCCCGCTTCGGGCGGGCCACCGTCTGTGTCCCTGGGGGTTGCGCTATAGGACGCAGAGGTGTGGGAACCCACATGAGGGCCTTCGAGGCCCTGGGGGCTAGGGTCCGGGTCAACGGCGGGTACGAGATGCACGCCGACCGCCTGCGAGGGGCGGACGTGCTGCTGGATGAGGCCAGCGTGACTGGCACGGAGAACGCCATCATGGCTGCCTGTCTGGCCGAGGGCCACACTACTCTGCGCAACGCCGCCTCGGAGCCCCACGTACAGGACCTATGCCATTTCCTGAACTCGCTTGGCGCACGGATCACCGGCGTGGGCAGCAACGTACTCCACATCGAAGGGGTGAGCCAGTTGGGCGGAGGGCAGTGTCGGATCGCGTCGGACCACACCGAGGTGGGTAGCTTCATCGGCCTAGCGGCGGTGACTCGGGGCGAACTGCGGATTAGGGATGCGGTGCCGGAACACATGCGCATGACGCGGCTGGTCTTCGATCGTCTCGGGGTGCGCACAGAGGTGGACGGGGGCGACATCGTGGTGCCTGCCGATCAGGAGCTGCGGGTTGAGGCCGCCTTCGATGGCAACGTCCCCAAGATTGACGACGGCGTGTGGCCGGCCTTTCCCAGTGACATGATGAGCGTGGCTCTCCTGGTCGCCACTCAGTGCCGGGGGACGGTGCTGTTCTGGGAGAAGATGTTCGAGAGCCGCATGTTCTTCGTGGATCGGCTGATCGCCATGGGCGCCAGCATCATATTGTGCGACCCGCACCGGGCGGTGGTAGTGGGCCCATCGGCGCTTCACGGGGAAGAGCTGCAGAGCCCGGACATCCGCGCCGGTGTAGCCCTGCTGGGCGCCGCCCTCTGCGCCCGGGGACGAAGCACTATCGGCAACATCGGGCAGATAGACCGGGGCTACGAGCGCATTGACGAGAAGCTGCGCGCGCTGGGAGCGCACATCCAGAGGGTGGAAGAGTGA
- a CDS encoding SAM-dependent chlorinase/fluorinase, giving the protein MSFLGDRPVRPIVLLTDFGTSDGYVAAMKGVILSLLPQARLVDAAHDIPPGSVSSAAYVLYSYLDQFPADTVHLVVVDPGVGTSRRGLIARVGRQWFVGPDNGLVSLVWDGGEVFELNRPEHWRMPISATFHGRDVFAPVAAKLAAGMLPDRLGTRTAQPPTVTLSLGVERGADGGTLVARVVHVDRFGNLITSARSHDLPPAFTVRAGGETVCGPGRTFADVRSGDLVAYVGSRGLLEVAVRDGSAATRVGLGIGDSLEIRERRCG; this is encoded by the coding sequence ATATCCTTCCTCGGAGACCGCCCAGTGAGGCCAATCGTGCTGCTTACCGACTTCGGCACCTCGGATGGCTACGTGGCGGCCATGAAGGGCGTCATCCTCTCTCTACTGCCCCAGGCCCGGCTGGTGGACGCCGCGCACGACATCCCGCCCGGGTCGGTCTCCTCCGCTGCCTATGTGCTATACAGCTACCTGGACCAGTTCCCAGCGGACACGGTCCATCTGGTCGTGGTGGATCCCGGCGTGGGCACGTCTCGCCGGGGCCTCATCGCCCGCGTCGGTCGGCAGTGGTTCGTAGGGCCGGACAATGGCCTAGTGTCGCTGGTGTGGGACGGGGGTGAGGTCTTTGAGCTGAACCGCCCGGAGCACTGGCGGATGCCCATCAGCGCCACTTTCCATGGGCGCGACGTGTTCGCTCCGGTGGCGGCGAAGCTGGCCGCGGGGATGCTTCCCGACCGGCTCGGCACCAGAACCGCACAACCGCCGACAGTGACCCTATCGCTGGGCGTGGAGCGGGGGGCGGACGGGGGAACCCTGGTGGCTCGGGTGGTCCACGTGGATCGGTTCGGCAACTTGATCACGTCGGCCCGGTCGCACGACCTTCCTCCGGCCTTCACGGTGCGGGCAGGAGGGGAGACGGTGTGCGGCCCTGGCCGGACGTTTGCAGACGTCCGAAGCGGGGACCTAGTGGCCTACGTCGGAAGCCGGGGACTGCTGGAGGTGGCCGTCCGAGACGGCAGTGCTGCCACGCGAGTGGGGCTGGGCATAGGCGATAGCCTAGAGATACGCGAGCGACGGTGTGGGTAG